A window from Plasmodium chabaudi chabaudi strain AS genome assembly, chromosome: 11 encodes these proteins:
- a CDS encoding Ran-binding protein, putative: MSSKNRRYGDNYRDDDYYYRDKNEKVKSNWSNEYDKERGSRRDREREYDRENYEYSNKKRKGFRDHSSNRNYDDWPNKNYDKKSGSYHDSQNKRRNNFDGHYQNNNERKYDKTYGTNMKDRGRKRSRNNNSGTENDSDYSLRSNSEARYTHSDKNRKYKQNNKEYDENKNYYVNDYNNIKYVKNLDEHLEKRPTVELSRFIFIYKISNDITEEEIDDVIRNIAIHHAFSLPVNIFINKLSYFSTRDELFVRENLEFLKNNFYFNYIHQHNIINSQAENLINDDTCCIIEFPSNEASRKLFSLYEHTNYSIKIKNNLTSYIFPLFKLKKKNNTSEEKHTLKKASDWICSSCNFLNFSRRVTCHLCKAEKTPDAKSVDSEKQTIASSFFLNHNTILNNQNSNINANYFSKFVTNPEKGANEAPNNIHIKSAHTTNEAVGNNINVTDFAKQGEYSHLNNGGKESEHTEKYIQGYNNSLLYPHNNNNQFEFLSNNKNVEKGTQQILNDKVKTNMLILKDIDGNISNKDILTFLNEMFEKRNVKYLYLFNDIKGSNKRKGFCVIEFNNEFSAEKMMKELDGNYYVKFQNNYLKLDYIYEKEKSAFFECIQLAKLNIHKSSASQINNSISYFNFFITYLEAIINSNIMNYTYFLSWSSQIMILKNEKPQLTEFFFDYNSNYYYHPVYQIYFDNNTSFYMSLANGYYIWNVTLKCLVRFYMDNSQTNYETNNEHNYEAEHSGGQASTKENVDPHQTSKNDKEINNRGTSENKNINMKISSLVQKAKMIALESKKNMEKMNINEINNSFEKNKKQNDIIKKHFSTDSADDDNDSSDLEELKKKKGHYNNNTIHSSKFDQKSKHENNYKETHGKLHNDKAVDNINNYNNYNENINNIKDGNSIINTGVTNNFNDINNINQHQENIVDLNICFICLRKFENSTLLQKHIDMSSLHKKNIQSLSDVTPVS; this comes from the coding sequence ATGTCATCGAAAAATAGAAGGTACGGGGACAACTATAGAGATGACGATTACTATTATAGagacaaaaatgaaaaggtGAAAAGTAATTGGAGTAATGAATATGATAAGGAAAGGGGGAGTCGAAGGGATAGAGAAAGAGAATATGATAGAGAGAACTATGAATATTCCaataaaaaacgaaaagGATTTAGAGATCACTCTAGTAATAGAAATTATGACGATTGGCCGAATAAAAACTATGACAAAAAATCCGGCAGCTATCACGATTCACAAAATAAACGGCGAAACAATTTTGATGGgcattatcaaaataataacgaaagaaaatatgataaaactTATGGAACCAATATGAAAGATAGAGGAAGGAAAAGGTCtcgaaataataatagcgGAACTGAAAACGATAGTGATTATTCTTTAAGATCAAATAGTGAAGCACGTTATACACATTcagataaaaatagaaaatataaacaaaataataaagaatatgatgagaataaaaattattatgtaaacgattataataatataaagtaTGTCAAAAATTTAGATGAACATTTAGAAAAAAGACCTACTGTAGAATTGTCaagatttatttttatttacaaaatatctAATGATATAACAGAGGAAGAAATAGATGATGTAATAAGAAATATAGCTATTCATCATGCTTTTTCTTTAcctgttaatatatttataaataaattatcttATTTCTCTACACGAGATGAATTATTTGTAAGAGAAAATttagaatttttaaaaaataatttttattttaattatatacatcagcataacataataaattcaCAAGctgaaaatttaattaatgatGATACTTGTTGTATTATTGAATTTCCATCAAATGAAGCTAGTaggaaattattttcactttATGAACATACTAACTAttcaattaaaattaaaaataatttaacttcatatatattcccattatttaaattaaaaaaaaaaaataatacatctGAAGAAAAAcatacattaaaaaaagctaGTGATTGGATATGTTCGTCTTgtaactttttaaatttttctcGACGAGTAACATGTCATTTATGTAAGGCAGAAAAAACACCAGATGCCAAATCAGTAGATAGTGAAAAGCAGACAATTGcatcttcattttttttaaatcataatactattttaaataatcaaaatagtaatataaatgcaaaTTATTTCTCAAAATTTGTTACAAATCCTGAAAAAGGTGCAAATGAAGCaccaaataatattcatataaaatctGCACACACTACTAATGAAGCAGTAGGGAATAATATTAACGTAACCGATTTTGCAAAGCAAGGAGAGTATTCCCATTTAAACAATGGGGGAAAGGAATCAGAGCACactgaaaaatatatccaaggatataataattcattgCTCTATccacataataataataaccaATTTGAATTCcttagtaataataaaaatgtggaAAAAGGGACACAACAAATTCTGAACGACAAGGTAAAAACGAAtatgttaattttaaaagatatagatggaaatatatcaaataaagatatattaacatttttaaatgaaatgtttgaaaaaagaaatgttaaatatttatatctttttaatgatattaaaggatctaataaaagaaaaggtTTTTGTGTTATtgaatttaataatgaattttcTGCTGAAAAGATGATGAAAGAATTAGATggaaattattatgttaaatttcaaaataattatttaaaattagattatatatatgaaaaagaaaaatccGCTTTTTTCGAATGCATACAGCTAgctaaattaaatattcataaatcATCTGCTTCTCAAATTAACAATTCTATatcttattttaatttttttataacctATTTAGAagcaataataaatagtaatattatgaattatacatattttttatcatggTCATCACAAATtatgattttaaaaaatgaaaaaccaCAACTTACTGAATTCTTTTTTGATTATAATagtaattattattaccatccagtttatcaaatatattttgacaATAACACATCATTTTATATGTCCTTAGCAAATGgctattatatatggaaTGTTACCTTAAAGTGCCTTGTTCGGTTTTATATGGATAATTCTCAAACAAACTATGAAACGAATAACGAACATAATTATGAAGCAGAACATAGTGGTGGCCAGGCTTCTACTAAAGAAAATGTAGACCCACATCAAACTAGTAAAAATGACAAAGAGATAAACAATCGTGGAACTagcgaaaataaaaacattaatatgaaaatatcaAGCCTTGTTCAAAAAGCTAAAATGATTGCTCTagaatcaaaaaaaaatatggaaaaaatgaatataaatgaaattaataatagttttgaaaaaaataaaaaacaaaatgatataattaaaaaacatttcTCAACAGATTCTGCTGATGATGATAATGATTCGTCAGACCttgaagaattaaaaaaaaaaaaaggacactataataataacactATTCATAGTTCTAAATTTGATCAAAAATCGAaacatgaaaataattataaagaaaCTCATGGAAAATTACACAATGATAAAGCAgtagataatataaataattataataactataatgaaaatattaacaatataaaGGATGGAAACTCAATTATTAATACTGGAGTTactaacaattttaatgacataaataatattaatcaacatcaagaaaatattgttgatttaaatatttgttttatatgtttGAGAAAGTTTGAAAACTCAACACTTCTTCAAAAACATATAGATATGTCAtcattacataaaaaaaatattcaatcATTATCCGATGTTACACCTGTTagttaa
- a CDS encoding ER lumen protein retaining receptor, putative, with amino-acid sequence MNIFRLIGDLLHLVSMYILIMKLKKSKNCIGISCRMQELYLIVFLCRYIDLFFVFVSFYNTVMKITFILTIAYTIYLIRFKLPISQTYNRKVDNFKSEKYLIPPCLVLSLLTCKTYNLYNILWSFSIWLESVAILPQLVLLEKQREVENITSHYVITMGMYRAFYIFNWIYRYFFDAKPYINVVGWLGGLIQTLLYIDFFYYFALAKWYGKKLVLPFNGEV; translated from the exons atgaatatatttcgATTGATAGGTGACCTTTTACACTTAGTAAGTATGTACATACTTATTATGAAACTAAAGAAGTCGAAAAACTGTATAGGAATATCATGCCGTATGCAAGAGTTGTATTTGATAGTCTTCTTATGTAG ATATATAGACCTGTTCTTCGTATTCGTCAGTTTTTATAACACGGTTATGAAAATAACCTTTATACTAACGATCGCATATACGATATACTTGATACGATTTAAGCTGCCGATTTCACAAACTTATAACAGAAAGGTAGACAATTTCAAGAgcgaaaaatatttgatacCCCCATGCTTag TTTTGAGTCTTTTAACATGCAAGACATACAATCTTTACAACATTTTATGGTCCTTTTCAATTTGGCTAGAAAGTGTTGCAATATTACCGCAATTAGTATTATTAGAAAAACAAAGAGAAgttgaaaatataacatcACATTATGTTATTACAATGGGTATGTATCGTgccttttatattttcaattggATATATCGATACTTTTTCGATGCAAaaccatatataaatgtcgTAGGATGGTTAGGAGGATTGATAcaaacattattatatattgatttcttttattattttgcacTTGCTAAGTGGTATGGAAAAAAACTGGTATTACCATTTAATGGCGAAGTTTga
- a CDS encoding RNA polymerase II transcription factor B subunit 4, putative, with protein sequence MHKNEEVDGTNGESLKDKKLAMSHLILVIDVNFLIWSQGLKIKFDKNNIKTVKLSQFLKSVFQFTRFYCFMSSSERICIIATCSGNSKIIYENYISYTKNNLTENDYCTNAYDKLIKFIKDNNNNSKTYEMVESTLSSALAIALCYNNRICNLYENINSRIFLLDISKSHFYTNQYTQLMNIAYNAKRNNIIIDVFSLNHKTQILEQICNITNGLYIDNSIFLSITCGDNVEDILTQTIMFWFLPSTNSRKYFSNTYLNEDTNIAVCTCHNKQIDIAYICSCCLAIYCSEKDAQTNKERISCSICKTRFTKALLRNKTVSDLNFTTI encoded by the coding sequence ATGcacaaaaatgaagaagtTGATGGAACAAATGGGGAAAGCTTAAAGGATAAAAAGCTGGCTATGAGCCACTTAATTTTAGTAATTgatgtaaattttttgatatggAGCCAAggattaaaaataaagtttgataagaataatataaaaactgTAAAATTGTctcaatttttaaaatccgtttttcaatttacgcgattttattgttttatgaGCAGTTCAGAAagaatatgtataatagcTACCTGTTCAGGTAAttccaaaataatatatgaaaattatatatcttatacaaaaaataatttaacagAAAATGATTATTGTACTAATGCGTATGACaagttaataaaatttatcaaagataataataataatagtaagaCCTATGAAATGGTTGAAAGCACATTATCATCAGCATTAGCAATTGCTTTGTGTTATAATAACAGAATAtgtaatttatatgaaaatataaattcaagaatatttttacttgatatatcaaaaagccatttttatacaaatcAATATACACAACTAATGAATATAGCATATAATGCTAAacgaaataatataataattgatGTTTTTTCTCTTAACCATAAAACTCAAATACTTGAACAAATCTGTAATATTACTAATGGGctatatatagataatagtatttttttaagtattaCTTGTGGTGATAATGTGGAAGATATATTAACTCAAACCATAATGTTTTGGTTTTTACCTTCTACTAATTccagaaaatatttttcaaatacttatttaaatgaagaTACTAATATAGCTGTCTGTACATGtcataataaacaaattgaTATAGCTTATATATGTTCATGTTGTTTGGCTATTTATTGCTCTGAAAAGGATGCCCAAACAAATAAGGAAAGAATTTCATGCTCTATATGTAAAACACGATTTACCAAGGCTCTCTTGCGAAACAAAACAGTATCCGATTTGAATTTCACGACTATTTAG
- a CDS encoding tetratricopeptide repeat protein, putative: MGGASSRNLEYNNYVNMKLLEPVDYTNTDDIYFQEPDIQDIITKARKIRNCNYKESLDLYFKALSYLKRKKDSNSRVYKNVLEFEINPQEIRKSSQLNRSLENSVNVNEQNDVAPLSDNKMISINKKIASLYNEIGDLCCIHDYIEKSLFYYNKAYSHNPSKIDYIYKQGVLYQQTNDIDKAISTFKIILSTEPNHIPTLFSLGNLYRYIDYNIALSYFEAILKIEPDNTEVLSLSASCYNHLGKLNKAISYQNKAVEINPDNFNHKKFAQRLIEMRPQN, translated from the coding sequence ATGGGGGGCGCATCAAGTCGAAATttagaatataataattatgtaaacATGAAACTTTTAGAGCCAGTTGATTATACAAATACAgatgatatttatttccaGGAACCAGATATACAAGATATTATAACTAAAGCTcgaaaaataagaaattgtaattataaagaatctttagatttatattttaaagcattaagttatttaaaaagaaagaaagaTAGTAATTCTCGTGTATATAAGAATGTATTAGAGTTTGAAATTAATCCTCAAGAGATTCGAAAAAGTAGCCAACTAAATAGGAGTCTTGAAAATAGTGTAAATGTGAATGAGCAAAACGATGTAGCACCCCTtagtgataataaaatgatttcaataaataaaaagatagCATCATTATATAACGAAATTGGCGATTTATGTTGTATACATGATTATATTGAAAagtctttattttattataacaaaGCATATTCACATAATCCATCAAAAattgattatatatacaaacaaGGAGTATTATATCAACAAACAAATGATATAGATAAAGCAATTAGCACATTTAAAATCATATTATCAACAGAACCTAATCATATACctacattattttcacttggtaatttatatagatatattgATTATAATATAGCTCTATCTTATTTTGAAGCTATACTTAAAATTGAACCAGACAATACAGAagttttatcattatctGCTTCATGTTATAATCATTTaggaaaattaaataaagctATATCCTATCAAAATAAAGCTGTTGAAATAAATCCTGATAATTttaatcataaaaaatttgctCAAAGACTTATAGAAATGAGACCCCAAAAttag